One part of the Euwallacea similis isolate ESF13 chromosome 30, ESF131.1, whole genome shotgun sequence genome encodes these proteins:
- the Adk2 gene encoding uncharacterized protein Adk2: protein METKSLKENTLLGIGNPLLDISANVEKNFLAKYGLQQNDAILADPEKHLGLYTELVDNYKTEYIAGGSVQNALRVCQWLLEKAKVTTFFGCVGEDNFSKILHDKAVTEGVNARYQYNEKEPTGTCAVLVTDHHRSLCANLGAANCFTIDHVRNPDNKKLVNSAQFYYISGFFLTVSPPTIMEIANVALSRDRPLIMNLSAAFISQLFKEPLMQVLPYVDVLFGNEQEAETFAQEQEFGTKDMKEIATKICNLPKQNEKRMRVVVLTQGIHPVILAHDGKIREFPVKALSNDQVVDTNGAGDAFAGGFLSQYIQGRSLEVAIKCGIWAARQIVQRSGCTFEGKATFYPSED from the exons ATGGAAACCAAATCTCTAAA AGAAAACACTTTACTTGGAATTGGAAATCCACTTCTGGATATTTCTGcaaatgtagaaaaaaatttcctgGCCAAGTATGGATTACAGCAAAATGATGCCATTTTAGCTGATCCAGAAAAACATCTTGGTCTTTATACAGAACTTGTGGATAATTATAAAACTGAGTATATAGCTGGAG GTAGTGTACAAAATGCCTTAAGAGTGTGTCAATGGTTACTTGAGAAAGCAAAAGTAACTACATTTTTCGGCTGTGTTGGGGAAGAcaacttttccaaaatattacaTGATAAGGCTGTGACTGAAGGTGTGAATGCAAG GTACCAATATAATGAAAAAGAGCCTACAGGAACATGTGCTGTGCTAGTTACCGATCACCACCGATCATTGTGCGCAAACTTAGGAGCAGCTAACTGTTTCACAATAGATCACGTGAGGAACCCCGATAATAAGAAACTGGTGAATTCCGcccaattttattacatttca GGCTTCTTTTTGACCGTCAGTCCCCCAACAATCATGGAAATAGCAAACGTGGCACTGTCACGGGACCGGCCCTTGATAATGAATCTTAGTGCCGCCTTtatttcacaactttttaagGAACCCTTAATGCAAGTTTTGCCGTATGTCGACGTACTTTTTGGAAATGAACAG GAAGCAGAAACATTCGCCCAGGAGCAGGAATTTGGGACCAAAGATATGAAGGAAATAGCGACTAAGATCTGTAACTTGCCAAAACAGAACGAAAAAAGAATGAGAGTGGTGGTGTTGACGCAAGGAATTCATCCGGTTATATTAGCGCATGATGGAAAAATTAGGGAATTTCCGGTTAAAGCCCTCTCCAACGATCAGGTAGTAGATACCAATGGAGCTGGTGATGCATTTGCAG GCGGCTTTCTGTCCCAATACATCCAAGGCAGAAGCTTAGAAGTGGCAATAAAGTGCGGAATTTGGGCCGCACGACAAATCGTCCAACGAAGTGGCTGTACTTTCGAAGGCAAAGCAACGTTCTACCCTTCAGAAGATTAA